From the Dermacentor variabilis isolate Ectoservices chromosome 5, ASM5094787v1, whole genome shotgun sequence genome, the window GAGAGGGTGAACCCAACCTGTTCAGTAGAATCAACGGGATCAAACTGAGAAGGCAgtctgtattattattattgttattattattattattattattattagtagtagtagtaaagaAGAGACAACCCGCTTTCTTTTGCGGTGTGGCAACTGCAGCGCATATGTCAACGCACGGTTCTTTACAAAACGCTGGTCAAAGGGCCTATTGTGCCCACAAGTTTCTGAAGAAGAACTGGGCGTATCTCTTCTGGCGTAACAAAGCGGCTACTGGATCTGGATACTTTGCGTGTGCCTGAGGTTGACGCATTTGCGCAAGCGGTGGCACAGTGTGATGAACGGCCGCGCCGAATTTCAATTACGTCCATGTCAGCCGCATCTGTCGTCCTGCTTCTGAGCGCCAGAACCTGCTGACCTCCTTTTACGCAAGCGGTTTGCATTCCTACCACGATCCATGCTATTCTCTATGCATTAAGTGCAATGTTTCAGTAACATGGTGCTATTAATCTCAAATTGTCCAATTACACCATATAAAGGTTGCTTGCTGGGCTAGCTGTTTCATTGCAACTGATGTAACAGCCCGAAGCATAAGGAAGGAACGACGATAGACATCGAGTGACCATACACAGCactaacaggaaagggaaaaagggagaaaggaaaagaagaaccaTCAGCATGAGTGACGCAAGGTGATATTACCAAGCTCCTAGTCACCAACCATCTAAAACCCACTGCTTACACACTCATCAGGGCCAGCTTAGCTTACACTGCTAAATGTGACAAGTCTACGGGTCATCGTACTAAGCCATATGTGCCTAAGTAAAAAAGAAGCGgaattgcttctgagcacaagGATCAGTGTGTCAGAAAGATTATCGAGACGATCGAGAATTCTCTTACATGAGAAGGGTGTATAAGCATGCAATCACTTACAGTCACCAAAAAAGAGCTAAGGTTTTTTGATGGTTGGTGAATAGGAGTTTGGTGATATCACCTTGTGCCACTCATGCTGATTGTCGTTCTTCGCctttctcaatttttttcttcctttcctgctGGCGCTTCGTATGTAATCATACGCATAGCATCTACAGtagaataaacagttggaagtcagcgctcttttCACTCCGTTTCTATCGTCGTCCCTTCCTTATCTTTTGCGTTGTTGCACAAGTTACCACATGAATAACGCACAAAAAAGTCAATATAGCTCGACGTTATTTCTGATAAGAAATCCAAGTTCATATGCTCTGAATGTGAGCGGGGAAAGATAAACAGTGAGATTCGTAGTAAATTTTTATGACCAGTCTCTCATCTCCATCTGCGTTGAGAATGCCCTTGTGTTACCTCGAATGCTAATTCGGCAGTGTAGTTCAACGCAGTTGGAAAAGGTGGCAGGCTTGATCAAGCAATTGATTATATAATACATATTCACCTTGTTTCATGCAGGTTGAAGCTGACTTTTTCTTGCATGATGGACCTTTACCGGTACCCCCTAGACGCTCAAGTTTGCAGCATTGAACTCGCTTCGTGTAAGTTTTAAACTCGAACGTTCTTTTGAGCCAGATTACAATGCATATTGTTTTAAGTAAACGGCATTTTGCGACGTTGTGGGAGCGGAATTactgactgttgggctagttggtatctCACTCTGACTATTGTAACTCAGCGCAATCAAAATGGCCGAACAGAcacgaataaaaaaaacagacaagAACGAGTGTATTTGTCTGTCTATCTGCCACTTTGAACTAACATACCATTGTCAAAATGTGGTAATAGAAGTTTGAGAAGTATAATTTTTAGATGAATATGCAGATGTGTGTTGCAGAACTTACCGTATTTTTTCCCTTAAGCCTCTTTGTTGTCCAGCACGAGGACATTGTGGGCAAATCATTCGGTTTAATCGCTTAGCGGAATGCGTTTTGTTGATGTTCGGTTCATATATGTTTTGCAGTCTCGAAGACGACGGACGAGCTACAGCTGCACTGGTCTAAGGCATCGCCTGTGATCCTCTATGAAAACATGAAGCTCCCACAATTTGAAATTCAAAACGTGAACACGTCCCTGTGCAATGAGACATTCCACATTGGTACGTGTGCAATTTTCTCAGTTGTACGTAGAGGACGTTGGAGATATGCTTTCACTGTTTAACGTGAGAACATGCACTACCACCGCGGGAATAATGAGTTTGCTCATTACTCTTGTTTTACTTGTTTTGCGAACATGCAGGAGAGTACAGCTGCCTGAAAGCCGAGTTCAACCTACAGCGCTCTATTGGCTACCACCTCGTCCAATcgtatctgcccaccatcttgaTCGTGGTCATCTCTTGGGTCTCCTTCTGGCTCGACGTGGAAGCGATTCCAGCCCGAATTACATTGGGAGTCACCACGCTTCTTACCATCTCATCCAAGGGTGCCGGTATACAAGGAAACCTGCCGCCCGTCTCGTACGTCAAGGCAATCGACGTCTGGATGGGCGCCTGCACCATGTTCGTGTTTGCCGCACTGCTTGAGTTCACCTTTGTCAACTACCTGTGGAGGAAGCGGCCCGCGACTGCCAAGTCACCACCTCCGGTGGTCGCAGCCATTCCCGAGAGCAAAGTGGCTGTGGTGGGTATCGCTTAACAAACGCTTCGACCAAGCAGTGGTTAGTTACGTCCTATCAAGCGAATCAGAGGCTGAAAGTTTGCCATCATTAGAACACGTCAGTGCTGAATAGAATGCCAAAATTAAGGCTCTCTTTTGGGTATGGTTCCGGCTTGCAATGCTTGACTCACATGAAGTAGGTAGAAGCTTGACAGTGCAGTCTTGCTGCTCCTTCGTAGTCACCGAGTCAAAACTTCGATAGTCAGAGCGCATTTATACGCAATCACAGTAGCCGGTGGAAAACGGGCCAATAAAATCGAGGCATCAATATTTGGCTAAACCACGCCACGAAAGAAAGGATTTCGCTTCCACCAGATTCTATAATGGTCAGTAAACATGTGCTATATCAGGATTTGGCCCACCACTTGCCTGTGGGAAAGCGATAACACTCCGTAAGTACTAAAGCATACGTTAGAACAAAGCGAGTGCTAGGTTAACTTGACTGACTTTTAAAGATAAGGTTTCAAAAGAAGCAGCACCTGTGGAAATTATCAGACAGGTAGAAACAAAACCTCCTCCCGCTGCTGCACAAATGCACGAGATTTACAGCGTCGACTTTATATATAGCGGGCATTGAACTTTACGCATTCGACTTCATGATAGCCTTTTTCTAAATGAAAGCAAAGTGTCTATATTGGTGCTGCTTTCCTATTTGCGTGGATATAAAGCGTTCTTTACAAAAAGTAGTACTGTCAGTTTTGAAGGTGGTAATTTGTCACTCACTCATCATATAAGCGTCAAGAAGAGGGTGTGGTGCAATAATGTGCTATTAAAAAGTCTGAGAAATATTCAATTTATTGCTAAGACACTGCACACTGTAAGGATACCGAAAAAACTTGGAAACCAGTCCCAATTTTGTGACAGAAGCTTTCCACCCAACAAAAAGCACGGCGCAATATCAAATAGTTTGTGGAGCAAACATTGTCACTGCGTAAATAATATAATTGCTGTTGAATATTTTGCAGCAGGTAATAAGTGAACACCCTTGTGTTCGTGAAATTCACACTTTTTATAATGCTTACTTGCGAAAAAATTTCGCGTTGCCATGTGCGTTCTAAGGTGAGCCCGAGCGCACTTCCGCAGCCCCACTGCAAAAATGTTTACACTCTTAAGGGTGTTTGCTTGTTACAcaggtaacacccttaccgttaggtcCATACAAAAAATTTATAAAGGACGACAACAGTgttctaactagacgtgcgattaCAATTAatgtagttgaaaactatgtaatcatgcGGACatccttgggcgcacagaaatatccgacggGAGATTTTCACAGTGATAGATATGAAACCTTATTTAACGCACTTTTTATGTCGCCTGGCACAGTTGTCATCGTTTTTACTTCAAAGAAAAAGTTGGCAAGCAAGATGCTATCACTGGTTCTCACGAAGAATTTGATCGTACCCCTTAAACGTATTTTTGTAAGGTCTTAAATGTAGGGATGACACCTGTATGACAAACGAACACTCATAAGGGTGTAATTTTTACAGTGCACCATAACTAATTACTTGCGGTAGAGACCATTTAAGGATCCGTGAATATCGGCAAGAATGCACGTGGTGGCACGCGCGCAGCACCAATTTCAATGAGCGAACTCAAAAACCTCGCATGTAGTTGAAGGTACAGGTACTTGAAAAGGTGTCACCATACCGTCTCTTGACCTCTACTTGCTGAAGCTTTCACAGCAAGTACGGTAACGTAACGTAATCACAAATATCGGGTACGTTAAGGGTGACATGTCCGCTAAGTGGTTCTGACGCTGAGTGAGACTGGTCCGACCGCTGCGCGACGAACTCTGGCGAGTTGGCCTTGAGCAACTCCGGTGTCAAACGCTGGTACGACCGGTACGATCTGACGCTGAATAGCTGGTGCTTAGCAGCTATGTGACATATAACGTATATCTATAACGTAGGAAATATGGTATATCTCATTGTTACAACTGTTATAACTCCTTATACGGCAGAGAAACGACATATTCTCGACTGCGGGAAAAGGATCGACCTTGGATATTTTTTCATCAATAATAAAGCCTCAGAGGTACACTTAGTCACTAGTAAAATTTGGTGAGCAATGAATCAATAAATGTCAATGTTTGATAGTGGAAGTTTGATTTCCAGAGGCAGCTTCAGTTCGCAATACTTTCCTCTCAAATCCTCCAGTGCCCAACGCTACTGCCTTCGAACCTGTCTCTACATGCTGGCTAATAGCTTTCTCCTTCGCAGAGCTTCTAAAGAGACGCAGCCCAGTGAGCCTACATCCTTTCGCTCAGATGACTTTATCTATAAACGCAGCAGACAGTATTGAGCAGGAGGCTAACATGTTGCAATtgtattttttttgctttacattTGCCTTAGAGTTCTTGCCGTTAAGTCTAAGCCAAAGGTGAATGACACTAAGATATGGTGTCGTAGCCAGCTGCGTGTGCATAGTTTAAGTTGTTTCACGGATGCTTTCTTTACTACGAGAGTATTACATGCTTTCAAGCGTGCAGGCTCATGCTATAGTCACTTCCAATTGTAAAAGGAGGTTTCATGTTTGCTTGCTCGGTCAGGTTACGAGAGAGCGACATTCTCTGCGGATCGCATATAGCTCCCGAACTTACCCTTGTAAAGAATGGGAACTGAGCTATGACTATGGTTTATACCTTCTGGAGGCCGTATAGAGTGCTCACAGTGCTGCTCAACGTCTAGGGCTCCGACGAAGCGAAGTTTGTGTCACTGTTGATAACTTCATACAGACGAAATATTAAAGCGCTTTATGTGTAGCAGGAAGCCTATACTCCCACTTGAAATGTGCGACAACTTTATTTTGGTAGAGTTATTTCATATCCGCTACACGTTATGGAGAAACCACGCACTGCGCAGGAAATGAAGCGACGTTGCCACTGCTTGTGTTTATTGCTCAACAAACACAGTTACTCACTGAATAAGAAAATAATAACGACGGAAAGATGCACATAGGCAAATGACAACTCTTCGCGCGAACATGAGGCACCTTATAAAGTTATACGTGTCTCTTTTGCTAGGCTTATTGACCTCTATTGTGCGTCTGTTGTGGCACTTAAGCAGTGCTTCATAATCAGTATGACACAGTGTCTTGGGTTGTGCCTATAATCGAGCAGACATGATCGCACTTAAATTTCGTGGGATAAAACCAAACCCGTGAAACACGCGTGTTATACTGCACCGTTGTTTGCTGCAGTCGGATACGAGTGATTTAAAGCGGTCGAAATAACATTGCGCTCGTAGTTGTCACGGGAAAGCAGTACGACTGAAAGAAAGATCTTAAAGAAAGTGCTTTTCGTAGAAGAAACTGTTTCTTCTGCGCGTGAGGCACCACGCTGTGAGTTTGCATGGATTCTCCCCATGAACATTTTGAGTGAACAAATGCCTTGCGGAGATTGCTTTGTGCACTCTACTTGCCTGCCGTAAGACAGCGCAGGTGGACAAAGTTGTAACCATGTTCTCTCCTTCTTTTCAGCTCCTCCCATGCAACGGAAACTTGGTAAAGATTTTAAAATTTTATTCTATTGACTTAAAGTGTCTGCAGTGCGAAAAAAAGTACACTGGGTTTATATACTCAGTATTGCGCAGTATAGTTGCAGGCTGCTTATGAGACATCGCTCTAAAAACAACTTTGACATTAGTTTTAAGACAGTTTTGTACTGCCATAGCATATTTTGAAAAGAGAAGGGGGAAGTGAACGAGAATTGAATCAGCAGGAAAGCCGCAAATTAAAAAGCAGTTGGCCCATGGATTTCAGATCTTGCTGTTTTAGAGCAAAATTTCTTTTAATTGTAAGGCTACCTTGAAGACTACAACGGAAAAAGTTCAAACTTTGAAGACATTAGCAGCTGTTGTGGAGTCCAGAGGAAACCTAATTAGTGGTATAACTAAAGCGCTATAAGTCACTGTGATTATACAAACATCGGCTTGGCTTTTCCGCTGCATTGAAGTGTCAGGATATGTTGTATTAGTACCGCTTGTAAGGCATGGAGATTGAAACTATTTTTTACTTGTTGTCTGCGTCCTTTGAAAATTATCTCATCTCAAACATTGGTTGTCTGTGCAGTACAACAGCATAATTGCTTAATAGTTCATTTATAATTCGGAAAATGCTCTTTCATGTATGCTGTCGACGTTATGGCACTACCGTGCCCGCTCGGGACTTTGTAATTTGAATGGTAAATCTACTTAAAACTTTCTTTGAACCTGTCTTTACCTATTTGCGAATGTTGCTCTGCACAGAAAACACAAGGTGACGAAGCATGAGCAGGAGCTTCATTTAGAATGTTTTCATTTAGGTTCGGTCAAGAAAACTGATGTTTGGTTTGAAAAATACCCTCGTAAATTTATTGATTGCCACGCAGTTTGAATGTACGGTAGCCTGCATAAGTAATAAAGTGGCATTGACGTCGGTTGCCGTGTAATACTATTGCTTTTGTAGCTGACATATTCCTTTCAGTACTTGCATCAAATATCTCCACGTTAAGTTGTCTAGGTAGTTTGCATGCATGATGACGTGGAAAAGTGTACAACATGCTCAATGCAAGGCCGAGGTGAGCTGTTATTGGCGGCGGTAGCGGTGACTCCTGCAAGGTTTGTTTCTCAGAGTTGGTAGAAATTGTTATGATGTCTTTGCTCCCCATTTTGCAGGGGCCATGCAGCCCCATCACTGGCGGTACAGACATCAGCCCTTCGCCCACAGGTCCTGAAGCTGTCAGAAACAGACACAAGGTTCAGGCCAAGAGAATTGACCAGACCTGCAGGATAGCATTTCCCATGGCTTTCCTGGCGTTTAGCGTCGCATACTGGCCATACTATCTTTTGTGAGGCCGCGGTACCCCGAGCTAATGTCAGGAACGGAGAGGCGGGTACCAcgaagtcgggggggggggggggaggggggagagtgCTTGTGGCTATCACAATCCCGTTGGTTCTCTGTAAGAACGCTTTTGTTTTGCACAGAAGCTCACTGCATCACATTTTGCGTCTCCCTAGTGTTTAATTATTTGTTTCTGCACTTGTGTTCCCGTGTGCATTCTGACTGAATATCACTCCAACCCTTCAGTGTGTATAAGTCCCAAAGTGAATTGGATATTTCCTCTTCGCGATCCTCTTGAGGGCACCTCTAGTCACTAATCTAACACGTAGGAGAGTTTAAGGATGCGTTAGGCAGCACTTTTCTTGTGCTTTAAGTGGATCTCATCATATTCTGGTAGAGAATATAAACTTCAACACTGAAGTAGTATTTACAAGGCAGACTAACATGTTGCTAGAAACAGTATTTTTGCAGGAGGGAAGATGCAAtgattatacagggtgttcaaaattaagctttatggttttatAGGAATTAGGCACTGCGAGGGGAAGGGCAACCGTTATCGTCTTTGTCTATGCCTCCGCCCTATTGTCAGACTAAATGCCGCACACAACAGCCTCGTCACATCAGGGAAGATCTTTGTGCCAATCCTCACTCTCTTGCGTGCGTAATCACGtaaacgacaattaaaatttggagccAGCTATCTCGAAGCAAAGATATgctggaagaattcttctaaGTGTAACTGTGTAGAAACTTTTCAATACACAAATacacacttactgcagtcaataaaaagttaattactcGATTTTatttaattgggctgctgacagcaatAACtctcatctcactttgtgtccccctggccacataacttatttgcacaggtggtcttcgcgtgcatCCCAGTGGCtaaatttaagaaaaccataaagcttaattttgaacacctggtaTATCATGAtgctttcaatgctttattgTTGTATTATAAAAAAAGATATACTATCAACGACTCAGGCCGGAGAATCATgttggaaaaaaaatgtttcattgttTCCTTTCGTCATCGCGCCCTTAGGTTAATTTGCCCTGTACAGTTCCTGAGGGAACGCATTAGTGCACAAAAAAAGTATTTCGGCTTCCACATCGCAACGAAAACGGGCGTCGCCTCCTGTCTCTACAAGACAATGAGATGCGCAGGCCGCACGCTTTTTCGGGGTCCGCAATTATTAAACATGGCGTATATTTTGATAACCCGCACCTTCTTCCTACGCAGCATTTTTCTGTTAGACCCACTGGGTTCATTTAACCAATCCTAGGCCTAAAACCGTATTCAAGCCCAGCACAAAGTCCGCTTTTGCGAACTCCCGTTCAGATGTGGATGA encodes:
- the LOC142582645 gene encoding glycine receptor subunit alpha-2-like, translating into MTPPNPLSSAHRVLALLLLVTVPASLGQRRHGTVGDLDKLDKLLSKYDRRALPTGHMSGPTQVACEIYIRSFGSINPATMDYEVDLYLRQRWHDDRFEMSGISGPLDLNDPKLVQRIWKPEVFFANAKHAEFQYVTVPNVLVRISPTGDILYMLRLKLTFSCMMDLYRYPLDAQVCSIELASFSKTTDELQLHWSKASPVILYENMKLPQFEIQNVNTSLCNETFHIGEYSCLKAEFNLQRSIGYHLVQSYLPTILIVVISWVSFWLDVEAIPARITLGVTTLLTISSKGAGIQGNLPPVSYVKAIDVWMGACTMFVFAALLEFTFVNYLWRKRPATAKSPPPVVAAIPESKVAVLLPCNGNLGPCSPITGGTDISPSPTGPEAVRNRHKVQAKRIDQTCRIAFPMAFLAFSVAYWPYYLL